GGTTCTCGTCGCTGCTCTTGCGCAGCAGGTCGAGGTCGATGTCGATGCTGGAGTCGACGGAGTAGCGGGTCAGTTCGTAGCGGGCGGCGTCCACGCCGACGGCCTCGACGAGGTCCTCCATCGTGATCACCGTGCCCGCGCGCTTGCTCATCCGGACCGGCTTGCCCTCGCTGACCAGGTTCACCAGCTGGCCGATCAGCACCTCGACCACCGACGGGTCGTGGCCCATCGCGGCCGCGGCGGCCTTCAGCCGGGCGATGTAGCCGTGGTGGTCCGCGCCGAGCATGTAGATGCACAGGTCGAAGCCGCGGCCGATCTTGTCCTGCAGGTAGGCGATGTCACCGGCGATGTAGGCGGGCGCGCCGTCGCTCTTGATGACCACGCGGTCCTTGTCGTCGCCGAACTCGGTGGAGCGCAGCCACCAGGCGCCGTCGGCGTGGTAGAGGCTGCCGTTCTCCTTGAGGCTCTCGACGGCCTTCTCCACCGCGCCGCTCTGGTGCAGCGAGTCCTCGTGGAAGTAGACGTCGAAGTCGGTGCCGAACTCGTGCAGGCTCTTCTTGATCTCGCCGAACATCAGGTCGACGCCGATGCGGCGGAACGTTTCGTTGCGCTCGTCCTCCGGCAGCGACAGCGCGCTGGGCTCCTGGCGCAGGACCTCGGCGGCGATGTCGCTGATGTAGGCGCCCGCGTAGCCGTCCTCCGGCGCGGGGTCGCCCTTCGCGGCGGCGATCAGCGACCGGACGAACCGGTCGATCTGCGCGCCGGCGTCGTTGAAGTAGTACTCGCGCGTGACGTCGGCGCCCTGCGCCTGCAGGACCCGGCCGAGCGCGTCGCCCACCGCGGCCCAGCGGGTGCCGCCGAGGTGGATCGGGCCGGTCGGGTTCGCCGACACGAACTCGAGGTTGATCTTGCGGCCGGCCAGTGCGGTGCCGCGGCCGTAGGCGTCGCCGAGGGTGAGGACCTGGCGGATCTGCTCGCCCTGGGCGTCGGCGGCCAGCCGGAGGTTCACGAACCCGGGGCCCGCGATCTCGGCGGAGTCGATGCCGTCGGTGGCGGCGAGCGCGTCGGCCAGCTCCTGGGCGAAGTCGCGCGGGGCCAGGCCGGCCTTCTTCGCCACCTGCAGCGCGATGTTGGTGGCGTAGTCTCCGTGTTCCGGGTTGCGCGGGCGCTCGACGGTCACCGTGGCGGGGAGCACGGCGGGGTCGGCGCCACGGGCGGTGAGCACCTGCGCGGCGGACGTACGGACCAGGTCAGCTAGGGCCTCGGGAGTCACCAGCCGAGTGTAAGGGCCGCGACCTCGGCCGTTGACAGGGACCGAACACGGGGTCCCTAAACTCTACCCGGGTATATCCACTTGACGGGAGACGCGGGAGCCATGGCCAGCGGCACTAAGAAGAAGGGCGCACCGAAGAAGGGCAGCGTGAAGGCGGCCCGCGGCTCGGTGGTGTCCAAGAAGGGTGTGCCCTGGGGCACGATCATCTCGGTGGTCGCGGTGGTCGCGCTCGCCGCCGTGGTGGTCACCTACTACCTGGTCCAGTCGGCGCCCAAGCGCGCGCTGGCCAGCTGGGCGCCCACCGCGGACAACCCGGACCCGTCGCTGAGCATCCCCGGCATCGTCACCGGCCAGTACCAGGCCAGCGTGCACATCCTGCCGACCGAGCGGGTGGCCTACGACCACAACCCGCCCTACGGCGGCCCGCACGACGGCTACTGGGCGGCGTGCAACGGCGTCGTCTACCCCGTCGCGGTGCGCACGGAGAACATGGTGCACTCGCTCGAGCACGGGGCCGTGTGGATCGCCTACAACCCCGACCAGGTCAGCGGTGACGCGCTGAACACGCTCAAGTCCAAGGTCGAGGGCAAGCCGTACACGATGATGTCGCCCTACCCCGGTCTGGATTCCGCGGTCTCCCTGCAGTCCTGGGGTCACCAGCTGAAGGTCGGCTCGGCCACCGACGAGCGGATCGACCAGTTCATCACCGCGCTGCGGACCAACCAGAACACCTACCCGGAGGTCGGTGCCTCGTGCGACGCCCTCGGCGCGGGCGCCTTCGACCCGGACAACCCGCCGCCGTTCGACCCGACGCCGCCGGGCCCGGACGCGAAGCCGATGGACTACCAGGGTTCCGCGGGCACGCAGCAGGACACCGGGATGCCCAGCTCGGCCCCGACGTCCTGATCCTGATGGCGGACGAAGAAGACGCTCCGGTGGCGGACCGGCCGGGCCCCCGTCCGGTCGTCATCGGCGCGACGGTGGTCGTGGTGCTGCTGGTCGGCGCGGTGCTCGGGATGTTCCTGACGTCGTTGGCGCGGGGTCCGGAGACCTCCGCCACGCCCGCGGAGGGTTCGGTCGAGGTCGGGTTCGCGCAGGACATG
The window above is part of the Amycolatopsis thermoflava N1165 genome. Proteins encoded here:
- the argS gene encoding arginine--tRNA ligase, whose amino-acid sequence is MTPEALADLVRTSAAQVLTARGADPAVLPATVTVERPRNPEHGDYATNIALQVAKKAGLAPRDFAQELADALAATDGIDSAEIAGPGFVNLRLAADAQGEQIRQVLTLGDAYGRGTALAGRKINLEFVSANPTGPIHLGGTRWAAVGDALGRVLQAQGADVTREYYFNDAGAQIDRFVRSLIAAAKGDPAPEDGYAGAYISDIAAEVLRQEPSALSLPEDERNETFRRIGVDLMFGEIKKSLHEFGTDFDVYFHEDSLHQSGAVEKAVESLKENGSLYHADGAWWLRSTEFGDDKDRVVIKSDGAPAYIAGDIAYLQDKIGRGFDLCIYMLGADHHGYIARLKAAAAAMGHDPSVVEVLIGQLVNLVSEGKPVRMSKRAGTVITMEDLVEAVGVDAARYELTRYSVDSSIDIDLDLLRKSSDENPVYYVQYAHARLASLQRNAADLGLKFDNDADFGLLTLDREGDLIRTIGEFPTVVQRAAELREPHRVARYLESLAGAFHKFYAVAQVLPKGDEEATPLTYARLALCEAARQVFANGLALLGVSAPERM
- a CDS encoding DUF3105 domain-containing protein, with the translated sequence MASGTKKKGAPKKGSVKAARGSVVSKKGVPWGTIISVVAVVALAAVVVTYYLVQSAPKRALASWAPTADNPDPSLSIPGIVTGQYQASVHILPTERVAYDHNPPYGGPHDGYWAACNGVVYPVAVRTENMVHSLEHGAVWIAYNPDQVSGDALNTLKSKVEGKPYTMMSPYPGLDSAVSLQSWGHQLKVGSATDERIDQFITALRTNQNTYPEVGASCDALGAGAFDPDNPPPFDPTPPGPDAKPMDYQGSAGTQQDTGMPSSAPTS